Proteins from a genomic interval of Calditrichota bacterium:
- a CDS encoding trypsin-like peptidase domain-containing protein → MGRLARGFAMFVAGFAAATVLVSHCGQERSMGNSTPALEVAQTAAQVTSEVDSAALRRQWQITASRENAITKAVAKASPAVVGINVIQVREYQRGGLFMDDPFWDFFYPRRYRERVQSLGSGFIISPDGYIVTNEHVVHNAVEIVVTLWGGKQYKAQVVGSDFITDIALLKIDGKDLPTVSLGDSDDVIRGEWVIALGNPFGLFNINSEPSVNVGVVSNVNMDFGEQNGRVYQDMIQTDAQINGGNSGGPLLNSLGEVIGMNTWIISGSRDMSGNIGIGFAIPVNTVKRIVRELRDKGRVDREFWTGLEVDEISSMVAFALGLGARRGVVVTDVANNSPGERAGLKPGDVILEVNGKAVRTPDQIMSLISEQDLRPGDKLRLKVYRQGRTFDAEVRLERPPR, encoded by the coding sequence ATGGGCAGGTTGGCGCGTGGTTTTGCAATGTTTGTGGCCGGCTTTGCCGCCGCCACGGTGCTCGTCTCACACTGTGGGCAGGAGCGTTCCATGGGCAATTCTACGCCCGCTTTGGAGGTGGCGCAGACAGCGGCACAGGTGACGAGCGAGGTCGACTCGGCAGCGCTGCGCCGCCAGTGGCAGATCACCGCCTCCCGCGAGAACGCCATCACCAAGGCAGTGGCGAAGGCCAGCCCTGCGGTCGTAGGCATCAACGTGATTCAGGTGCGGGAGTACCAGCGCGGGGGCCTGTTCATGGATGACCCCTTCTGGGACTTTTTCTATCCGCGCCGCTACCGGGAGCGGGTGCAGAGCCTCGGTTCCGGCTTTATCATCTCGCCGGACGGCTACATCGTCACCAACGAGCATGTGGTACACAATGCCGTGGAAATCGTTGTCACCCTGTGGGGCGGCAAGCAGTACAAGGCACAGGTGGTGGGCAGCGATTTCATCACCGACATCGCGCTGCTGAAGATCGATGGCAAGGACCTGCCCACCGTGAGCTTGGGCGATTCCGACGACGTCATCCGCGGCGAGTGGGTGATCGCCCTGGGCAATCCTTTCGGCCTCTTCAACATCAACTCCGAGCCCAGTGTGAACGTCGGGGTCGTGTCCAACGTCAACATGGACTTTGGCGAGCAGAATGGCCGGGTGTACCAGGACATGATCCAGACCGATGCGCAGATCAACGGCGGCAACAGTGGCGGACCCTTGCTGAACAGCCTCGGCGAAGTGATCGGCATGAACACCTGGATCATCTCCGGCAGCCGTGACATGAGCGGCAACATCGGCATCGGCTTCGCCATTCCGGTCAATACGGTCAAAAGGATCGTGCGCGAGCTGCGCGACAAGGGGCGCGTGGACCGCGAGTTTTGGACGGGCCTGGAGGTGGACGAAATCAGCAGCATGGTCGCCTTCGCGTTAGGCCTCGGCGCGCGCCGTGGGGTGGTGGTGACCGATGTGGCCAACAACAGCCCAGGCGAACGCGCTGGCCTCAAACCAGGAGACGTCATCCTGGAGGTGAACGGCAAGGCGGTGCGAACCCCAGACCAAATCATGTCGCTAATCAGCGAACAGGACCTCCGCCCCGGTGACAAGCTGCGCCTGAAGGTCTACCGCCAAGGCCGGACTTTTGATGCCGAGGTGAGACTCGAGCGGCCGCCGCGCTGA